Proteins encoded together in one Schumannella luteola window:
- a CDS encoding ParB-like protein has translation MLIRAVGAAAIATAVGGAALIAPAPANAAVPSTTDIPAASCAAGGSVTDPYLCAPVDSLLDVRIGDVRPTQPSLGYDEVFYKLGRYEQGVATQDPYGKSFGDWCEANGQDDVATAAAGATLHDPSTFTCTIAKGAETTKSIAAMKTVVIGPGGIPYLTDGHHTLTSFAETLDGGLDLHVRLRVLGNLSGLSEADFWSTMQANKWVWLKDVNGDDITPNDLPNGVGLANFDNDPYRSILYFGRDIGYTAGTIPFQEFYWGEWLRSRTDIDVKGWDQTDPAATLALVKKITEAQVALPDDQVIAGGFTAKELGKLAQWNDGKKPTGGEFDKLSKPYSDKKPGKVAHMTHYLAAPRPLTAPTTPAAPTAAVGPESATDVSVIWSVPASGRPLSYTVKLSPVDDGAGSQSYAETVDGNADIHLFTGVKPGAYTATITATNKIGTSQTSPASAPVTIADTTEPGTPGDPATGDEKLVVTGSLTAGGRVTIDGSGFRAGAVVTIELHSDPVVLGTATASPQGVLSLSATIPASTPGGSHTVVALIDGVQVAGQAVQIAAAPAAGSGAAGSAGAAAGDPAALASTGVDSLPAAALAALALAAGVVLMLLRQIRRTGRRPGASGAAGSASIDGTEV, from the coding sequence ATGCTCATCCGCGCCGTCGGAGCCGCCGCGATCGCGACCGCCGTCGGCGGCGCCGCCCTGATCGCCCCGGCCCCCGCCAACGCCGCCGTCCCGTCGACCACTGACATCCCCGCCGCCTCCTGCGCGGCCGGCGGCTCCGTCACCGACCCGTACCTGTGCGCCCCCGTCGACAGCCTGCTCGACGTGCGCATCGGCGATGTGCGCCCCACGCAGCCGTCGCTCGGCTACGACGAGGTGTTCTACAAGCTCGGCCGCTACGAGCAGGGCGTCGCCACCCAGGACCCGTACGGCAAGAGCTTCGGCGACTGGTGCGAGGCGAACGGCCAGGACGACGTCGCGACCGCGGCGGCCGGCGCCACCCTGCACGACCCCTCGACCTTCACCTGCACGATCGCGAAGGGCGCCGAGACGACCAAGTCGATCGCCGCGATGAAGACGGTCGTGATCGGCCCCGGCGGCATCCCCTACCTCACTGACGGCCACCACACGCTGACGTCGTTCGCCGAGACGCTCGACGGCGGACTCGACCTGCACGTGCGCCTGCGCGTGCTCGGCAACCTCAGCGGGCTCAGCGAAGCCGACTTCTGGTCGACCATGCAGGCCAACAAGTGGGTGTGGCTGAAGGACGTGAACGGCGACGACATCACGCCGAACGACCTGCCCAACGGCGTCGGCCTGGCGAACTTCGACAACGACCCGTACCGCAGCATCCTCTACTTCGGTCGCGACATCGGCTACACCGCCGGCACCATCCCGTTCCAGGAGTTCTACTGGGGCGAGTGGCTGCGCAGCCGCACCGACATCGACGTGAAGGGCTGGGATCAGACCGACCCCGCCGCCACCCTCGCGCTGGTGAAGAAGATCACCGAGGCGCAGGTCGCCCTTCCCGACGACCAGGTCATCGCGGGCGGGTTCACCGCGAAGGAGCTCGGCAAGCTGGCTCAGTGGAACGACGGCAAGAAGCCGACGGGCGGCGAGTTCGACAAGCTGTCGAAGCCGTACTCCGACAAGAAGCCGGGCAAGGTCGCGCACATGACGCACTACCTCGCGGCGCCGCGTCCCCTCACCGCCCCGACCACGCCGGCGGCTCCGACCGCGGCTGTCGGCCCCGAGTCGGCGACCGACGTGTCGGTCATCTGGTCGGTTCCGGCATCGGGTCGCCCGCTCAGCTACACCGTGAAGCTCAGCCCGGTGGATGACGGCGCCGGCTCGCAGAGCTACGCCGAGACCGTCGACGGCAACGCCGACATCCACCTCTTCACCGGCGTGAAGCCGGGCGCCTACACCGCCACGATCACGGCGACGAACAAGATCGGCACCTCGCAGACCTCGCCCGCCTCGGCGCCGGTCACGATCGCCGACACGACCGAGCCCGGCACCCCCGGCGACCCGGCGACCGGCGACGAGAAGCTCGTCGTCACCGGCTCGCTCACCGCCGGCGGACGCGTCACGATCGACGGCAGCGGATTCCGCGCCGGCGCGGTCGTGACGATCGAGCTCCACTCCGACCCGGTCGTGCTCGGCACGGCGACGGCGAGCCCGCAGGGCGTGCTGAGCCTCAGCGCGACCATCCCGGCCTCGACGCCGGGCGGATCGCACACGGTCGTCGCGCTCATCGACGGCGTTCAGGTCGCCGGCCAGGCCGTGCAGATCGCCGCGGCCCCCGCCGCCGGCTCGGGCGCTGCGGGGTCGGCGGGAGCGGCTGCGGGCGACCCGGCCGCGCTGGCCTCGACCGGAGTCGACAGCCTGCCCGCCGCGGCGCTTGCCGCGCTCGCGCTGGCCGCCGGCGTCGTGCTCATGCTGCTGCGTCAGATCCGTCGCACCGGCCGCCGCCCCGGCGCCTCCGGTGCCGCGGGCTCGGCCTCGATCGACGGCACCGAGGTCTGA
- a CDS encoding glycoside hydrolase family 13 protein has translation MLQPALEPHHDGSPLYVSNVHPELGEVVRVRVRIPRAWGDARRVLTRSNPDHEPRFTEAEIVARDDDAVWWEADLTVENPIHGYRFLIERADGTAWWLSARGLSRTEARDMNDFRLVSYPEPPEWGQSTVLYQVFPDRFARSELADRRDLPDWAEPAAWGDEVIHVGPSTATQFFGGDLDGVREKLDHLVGLGVTMIYLTPVFPARSNHRYDAWSFEEVDPLLGGDEALIRLVEAAHERGLKVIGDLTSNHSGDAHEWFRAAHGQPGSAESDFYYWLDPEQQGYVSWLGVPSLPKLNWHSRELRRRFIEGPRSIVGRWLAEPYSLDGWRIDVANMTGRYLDDDLNQEVRRIIRQTMIDVNPDTLLLGESTNDAASDFTGDAWHGAMTYANFTRPLWNWLREPGSPAPGGINVTLGRTEDFTGLEFWDQHRRFTAELAWRVRLHTMNALDTHDTPRFLTHARPGSVPVAFGLAVTLPGIPVVFAGDEFGLVGDDGEHSRTPLPWDRLAEAAGSIDLYASLIALKRAHPALNGGGLRWLHIGDDVLVFVREAADETVLVAAARADAAVELGAGVLGLAGAGAGAGAGAGAGAGRAVGAAGADAVSDDAAGRAAAELDPSAHPKPETDVERLIGEAALELDAEGAVRIRSTGMSFTAWRLPGVALPGFRRPGDDAETLAGSGDVTPELAPEVF, from the coding sequence ATGCTCCAGCCCGCGCTCGAACCGCACCATGACGGATCCCCGCTCTACGTCTCGAACGTGCATCCCGAGCTCGGCGAGGTCGTGCGGGTGCGGGTGCGCATCCCGCGGGCGTGGGGGGATGCGCGGCGCGTGCTCACCCGCTCGAACCCCGACCACGAGCCGCGGTTCACCGAGGCCGAGATCGTCGCCCGCGACGACGACGCCGTCTGGTGGGAGGCCGACCTCACGGTCGAGAACCCCATCCACGGCTACCGCTTCCTCATCGAGCGCGCCGACGGCACCGCCTGGTGGCTGAGCGCCCGCGGGCTCTCGCGCACCGAGGCGCGCGACATGAACGACTTCCGCCTCGTGAGCTACCCCGAGCCGCCGGAGTGGGGTCAGAGCACCGTGCTCTACCAGGTGTTCCCCGACCGCTTCGCGCGCAGCGAGCTCGCCGACCGCCGCGACCTGCCCGACTGGGCCGAACCGGCCGCGTGGGGCGACGAGGTCATCCACGTCGGCCCGTCGACGGCGACGCAGTTCTTCGGCGGCGACCTCGACGGCGTGCGCGAGAAGCTCGACCACCTCGTCGGCCTCGGCGTGACGATGATCTACCTGACCCCCGTCTTCCCGGCGCGGTCGAACCACCGCTACGACGCCTGGTCGTTCGAGGAGGTCGATCCGCTGCTCGGCGGCGACGAGGCGCTCATCCGCCTCGTCGAAGCCGCGCACGAGCGCGGGCTCAAGGTCATCGGCGACCTGACGAGCAACCACTCGGGGGATGCGCACGAATGGTTCCGCGCGGCGCACGGCCAGCCGGGTTCCGCCGAGAGCGACTTCTACTACTGGCTCGACCCCGAGCAGCAGGGCTACGTGTCATGGCTGGGCGTGCCGAGCCTGCCGAAGCTGAACTGGCACTCGCGTGAGCTGCGCCGCCGCTTCATCGAGGGACCGCGCTCGATCGTCGGCCGCTGGCTGGCCGAGCCGTACAGCCTCGACGGCTGGCGCATCGACGTCGCCAACATGACCGGCCGCTACCTGGACGACGACCTCAACCAGGAGGTGCGCCGCATCATCCGCCAGACGATGATCGACGTGAACCCCGACACCCTGCTGCTCGGCGAGTCGACGAACGACGCCGCGAGCGACTTCACCGGCGACGCCTGGCACGGCGCGATGACGTACGCGAACTTCACGCGTCCGCTGTGGAACTGGCTGCGCGAACCCGGATCGCCCGCGCCCGGCGGCATCAACGTGACGCTCGGCCGCACCGAGGACTTCACGGGCCTCGAGTTCTGGGACCAGCACCGCCGCTTCACCGCCGAGCTCGCCTGGCGCGTGCGACTGCACACCATGAACGCGCTCGACACGCACGACACCCCGCGCTTCCTCACGCACGCGCGGCCCGGGTCCGTGCCCGTCGCGTTCGGCCTCGCCGTGACGCTGCCGGGCATCCCGGTCGTGTTCGCGGGGGATGAGTTCGGCCTCGTCGGCGACGACGGCGAGCACTCGCGCACGCCGCTCCCCTGGGATCGGCTGGCGGAGGCGGCGGGCTCGATCGACCTGTACGCGTCGCTCATCGCTCTGAAGCGCGCCCACCCCGCGCTCAACGGCGGCGGCCTGCGCTGGTTGCATATCGGCGACGACGTGCTCGTCTTCGTGCGCGAGGCCGCGGACGAGACGGTGCTCGTCGCGGCGGCGCGGGCGGATGCGGCGGTCGAGTTGGGGGCGGGGGTGCTCGGGCTCGCTGGTGCTGGTGCTGGTGCTGGTGCTGGTGCTGGTGCTGGTGCTGGTCGCGCGGTCGGAGCGGCCGGGGCGGACGCGGTTTCGGATGACGCAGCCGGCCGGGCCGCCGCAGAGCTCGACCCGTCGGCTCATCCGAAACCGGAGACGGATGTCGAGCGCCTGATCGGCGAGGCCGCGCTCGAGCTCGACGCGGAGGGCGCGGTGCGCATCCGCTCGACCGGCATGTCGTTCACCGCCTGGCGTCTGCCCGGCGTCGCCCTGCCCGGCTTCCGCCGCCCCGGCGACGACGCCGAGACCCTCGCCGGATCGGGCGACGTCACCCCCGAGCTCGCGCCCGAGGTGTTCTGA
- the treY gene encoding malto-oligosyltrehalose synthase: MSRIPASTYRLQISPEFTLTDAAELADYLHELGADWFYLSPLLASTSGSMHGYDVVDHSRIDAPRGGSAGLDALAAAARERGLGVLVDIVPNHVGVAKPVESVWWWDVLRLGRDSAHADAFDIDWDFGGGKLRIPVLGETLAEAAASGALRVESAGAGSGSGSGSGSGSGSGSGESELRYWDHRFPIAPGTADDGADPVTVHDRQSYELIDWRRADHELNYRRFFAVNELAAIRVDDERVFDDSHIEIVRWVRDGLVDGIRVDHPDGLRDPGGYLDALAAATGDAYVLVEKILEHGESLPPFWKAAGTTGYDALAEIDRVLVDPAGRPALDRLDAAIRRGGRIRWTDLIHATKRGIADGILGSEVRRLVREHLAERDGAIAVSTEAGGEPRGAAMTLDDRADRLSCTPEQLIDATAELLACFPVYRSYLPFGAEHLEHAVATALQRRPDLAAPIAELQTALADPERAVAIRFQQTSGMVMAKGVEDTAFYRTSRLASLTEVGADPSEFSLETSEFHQRQQTRLAAFPASMTTLSTHDTKRGEDTRARITVISEIPDEWTAFIERRRAHRNLNDGALEGLLWESIVGAWPRERDALHGYAEKAAREAGVSTSWNDPDERWEDRLHALVDDVFDDAEVAADVEQIVERMRAAGYSNGLAAKLIQLTAPGVPDVYQGSEGWERSLVDPDNRRPVDFASRRAMLAELDAGLLPEVDESGAAKLLVTSRALRLRRDRPELFDRYVAVPALGSAADHVVAFDRGGAVTVATRLPLGLAADGGWGDTTVIVESSPFVDLLTGREFAGGTIPLADLLATYPVALLARLEED; this comes from the coding sequence ATGAGCCGGATCCCCGCATCCACCTACCGACTCCAGATCTCGCCGGAGTTCACGCTGACGGATGCGGCCGAGCTCGCCGACTATCTGCACGAGCTCGGCGCCGACTGGTTCTACCTGTCGCCGCTGCTCGCCTCGACTTCCGGGTCGATGCACGGCTACGACGTGGTCGACCACTCCCGCATCGACGCGCCGCGCGGCGGATCGGCGGGGCTGGATGCGCTGGCCGCGGCCGCCCGCGAGCGCGGGCTCGGGGTGCTGGTCGACATCGTGCCGAACCACGTCGGCGTCGCGAAGCCGGTCGAGAGCGTGTGGTGGTGGGATGTGCTGCGGCTCGGCCGCGACTCGGCGCACGCTGACGCCTTCGACATCGACTGGGACTTCGGCGGCGGGAAGCTGCGCATCCCGGTGCTCGGCGAGACGCTGGCCGAGGCGGCAGCCTCGGGCGCGCTGCGCGTCGAAAGCGCGGGGGCGGGTTCGGGTTCGGGTTCGGGTTCGGGTTCGGGTTCGGGTTCGGGTTCAGGCGAGTCCGAGCTGCGCTACTGGGATCACCGCTTCCCCATCGCTCCCGGCACCGCCGACGACGGCGCCGACCCCGTCACCGTGCACGACCGCCAGAGCTACGAGCTGATCGACTGGCGCCGCGCCGACCACGAGCTGAACTACCGCCGCTTCTTCGCCGTCAACGAGCTCGCCGCGATCCGCGTCGACGACGAGCGCGTGTTCGACGACTCGCACATCGAGATCGTGCGCTGGGTGCGCGACGGGCTCGTCGACGGCATCCGCGTCGACCACCCCGACGGGCTGCGCGACCCGGGCGGCTATCTGGATGCGCTGGCCGCCGCGACCGGCGACGCCTACGTGCTCGTCGAGAAGATCCTCGAGCACGGCGAGAGCCTGCCGCCGTTCTGGAAGGCCGCCGGCACGACCGGCTACGACGCGCTCGCCGAGATCGACCGGGTGCTCGTCGATCCGGCCGGGCGGCCCGCGCTCGACCGGCTGGATGCAGCGATCCGCCGCGGCGGACGCATCCGCTGGACCGACCTCATCCACGCGACCAAGCGCGGCATCGCCGACGGCATCCTCGGCTCGGAGGTGCGGCGCCTCGTGCGCGAGCACCTCGCGGAGCGCGACGGCGCCATCGCGGTGAGCACGGAAGCCGGTGGAGAACCCCGCGGAGCCGCAATGACGCTCGACGACCGCGCTGACCGGCTTTCGTGCACGCCCGAGCAGCTCATCGATGCGACGGCCGAGCTGCTCGCCTGCTTCCCCGTCTACCGCAGCTACCTGCCCTTCGGCGCCGAGCACCTCGAGCACGCCGTCGCGACCGCGCTGCAGCGCCGCCCCGACCTGGCCGCGCCGATCGCCGAGCTGCAGACCGCGCTCGCCGACCCCGAGCGGGCGGTCGCGATCCGCTTCCAGCAGACCTCGGGCATGGTCATGGCGAAGGGCGTGGAAGACACGGCGTTCTACCGCACCTCGCGGCTCGCGTCGCTGACCGAGGTCGGCGCCGATCCGAGCGAGTTCTCGCTGGAGACGTCCGAGTTCCACCAGCGGCAGCAGACCCGGCTCGCGGCCTTCCCGGCATCCATGACGACCCTCTCGACGCACGACACGAAGCGCGGTGAGGACACTCGCGCGCGCATCACCGTGATCAGCGAGATCCCGGACGAGTGGACGGCGTTCATCGAGCGCCGCCGCGCCCACCGGAACCTCAACGACGGCGCGCTCGAAGGACTGCTCTGGGAGTCGATCGTCGGCGCCTGGCCGCGCGAGCGCGACGCGCTGCACGGCTACGCCGAGAAGGCGGCCCGCGAGGCCGGTGTCTCGACCAGCTGGAACGACCCCGACGAGCGCTGGGAGGACCGGCTGCACGCCCTCGTCGACGACGTGTTCGACGACGCGGAGGTCGCGGCGGATGTCGAGCAGATCGTCGAGCGGATGCGCGCAGCCGGCTACTCGAACGGGCTCGCCGCGAAGCTCATCCAGCTGACCGCGCCCGGTGTGCCCGACGTCTACCAGGGCAGCGAGGGCTGGGAGCGGTCGCTCGTGGATCCGGACAACCGCCGCCCGGTCGACTTCGCCTCGCGCCGCGCGATGCTCGCCGAGCTCGACGCCGGACTGCTGCCGGAGGTGGATGAGAGCGGCGCCGCCAAGCTGCTCGTCACCTCGCGCGCGCTGCGGCTGCGGCGCGACCGGCCCGAGCTGTTCGACCGCTACGTGGCGGTTCCCGCGCTCGGCTCGGCCGCCGACCACGTCGTCGCCTTCGATCGCGGCGGCGCCGTGACGGTCGCGACGCGACTGCCGCTCGGGCTCGCTGCCGACGGCGGCTGGGGCGACACGACCGTGATCGTCGAGAGCTCGCCCTTCGTCGATCTGCTGACCGGGCGCGAGTTCGCCGGAGGCACCATCCCGCTCGCCGACCTGCTCGCGACGTATCCCGTCGCGCTGCTCGCCCGCCTCGAGGAGGACTGA
- a CDS encoding malto-oligosyltrehalose trehalohydrolase — protein sequence MSEATEPAIGVAGFRPRVWAPRAERVRLHLDGAVEPMRRLDAGEDSTPSASGAAEAAALGILSGSAVGWWVWDGAGLPEGARYGFLIDDDETPLPDPRGRSLPDGVHALSEVIAAHPTALELAGGDADAHRGDTHHRGARRSDTHHHGERWPGRPLAGGVIYELHIGTYTPDGTLDSAIERLDHLVELGIDFVELLPVNGFNGVHNWGYDGVAWFAVDDSYGGPEAYRRFVAAAHERGLGVIQDVVYNHLGPSGNYLPRFGPYLRDGSRNTWGDSVNLDEVEVRSYILDNARLWLDDYGVDGLRLDAVHALVDQQKPHILAELGTQADALSDALGRPVTLIAESDLNDPVMFEARADAGGSTGAAGAVDAGSGSGGTTADGDESGYGLTAQWSDDYHHAVHVALTGETTGYYADFAPLGALAKAATQGFFHDGTFSSFREREHGRPIPSQLPTASLVTFAQDHDQIGNRAEGDRLTATLSPRRLAVAAVLNLLSPFTPMLFMGEEWGASTPWQFFTAHPEPELGKATAEGRIAEFAKMGWDADAVPDPQDPQTFARSNLDWSELDQPGHRELLAAHRELIRLRHELPEFGTTTFADLSATVDEDARTLAIRIRSLVVAVNLGLGEFTLPADELLFRTSDDVVSTAEGVLALPPDSAALIRLAE from the coding sequence ATGAGTGAAGCGACCGAGCCGGCGATCGGCGTGGCCGGATTCCGGCCGCGGGTCTGGGCGCCGAGGGCCGAACGCGTGCGGCTTCACCTCGACGGGGCGGTCGAGCCGATGCGACGGCTGGATGCGGGCGAGGATTCGACCCCGAGCGCGTCCGGCGCCGCCGAGGCGGCCGCTCTCGGCATCCTCTCCGGCAGCGCCGTCGGCTGGTGGGTGTGGGATGGCGCGGGCCTGCCCGAGGGCGCTCGCTACGGCTTCCTGATCGACGACGACGAGACCCCGCTGCCCGACCCGCGCGGGCGCAGCCTGCCCGACGGAGTGCACGCGCTCAGCGAGGTCATCGCCGCGCATCCCACCGCTCTGGAGCTCGCGGGCGGCGACGCCGACGCGCACCGCGGCGACACGCACCACCGCGGCGCGCGCCGCAGCGACACGCACCACCACGGCGAACGCTGGCCCGGACGCCCCCTCGCCGGCGGCGTCATCTACGAGCTGCACATCGGCACCTACACGCCCGACGGCACCCTCGACTCCGCGATCGAGCGCCTCGACCACCTGGTCGAGCTGGGCATCGACTTCGTCGAGCTGCTACCGGTCAACGGCTTCAACGGCGTGCACAACTGGGGTTACGACGGCGTCGCCTGGTTCGCGGTCGACGACAGCTACGGAGGCCCCGAGGCCTACCGCCGCTTCGTCGCCGCGGCGCACGAGCGCGGGCTCGGCGTCATCCAGGACGTCGTCTACAACCACCTCGGCCCGAGCGGCAACTACCTGCCGCGCTTCGGCCCGTACCTGCGCGACGGCTCGCGCAACACCTGGGGCGACTCGGTGAACCTCGACGAGGTCGAGGTGCGCAGCTACATCCTCGACAACGCCCGGCTCTGGCTCGACGACTACGGCGTCGACGGACTCCGGCTCGATGCCGTGCACGCCCTCGTCGACCAGCAGAAGCCGCACATCCTGGCCGAACTGGGCACGCAAGCCGATGCGCTGAGTGATGCGCTCGGGCGCCCGGTCACGCTGATCGCCGAGTCGGATCTCAACGACCCCGTGATGTTCGAGGCACGGGCGGATGCGGGCGGTTCGACAGGCGCGGCCGGCGCGGTGGATGCGGGCTCCGGCTCGGGAGGCACGACCGCCGACGGCGACGAGTCCGGTTACGGCCTCACCGCCCAGTGGTCCGACGACTACCACCACGCCGTGCACGTCGCGCTGACCGGCGAGACGACCGGCTACTACGCCGACTTCGCTCCGCTCGGCGCGCTCGCCAAGGCCGCGACGCAGGGCTTCTTCCACGACGGCACGTTCTCGTCGTTCCGGGAGCGCGAACACGGCCGGCCGATCCCGTCGCAGCTGCCCACCGCATCCCTCGTGACCTTCGCACAGGATCACGACCAGATCGGCAACCGGGCGGAGGGTGACCGCTTGACGGCGACGCTCTCGCCGCGGCGGCTCGCGGTCGCGGCCGTGCTGAACCTGCTGTCGCCGTTCACGCCGATGCTGTTCATGGGCGAGGAGTGGGGCGCATCCACCCCCTGGCAGTTCTTCACCGCGCACCCCGAGCCCGAGCTCGGGAAGGCGACCGCCGAGGGCCGCATCGCCGAGTTCGCGAAGATGGGATGGGATGCGGATGCCGTGCCCGACCCGCAGGATCCGCAGACCTTCGCGCGCTCGAACCTCGACTGGAGCGAGCTCGACCAGCCCGGTCACCGCGAGCTGCTCGCGGCGCATCGCGAGCTCATCCGGCTGCGGCATGAGCTGCCGGAGTTCGGCACGACGACCTTCGCCGACCTCTCCGCGACGGTGGATGAGGACGCCCGCACGCTGGCGATTCGCATCCGCTCGCTCGTGGTCGCGGTCAACCTCGGGCTCGGCGAGTTCACGCTGCCGGCCGACGAGCTGCTGTTCCGCACCTCGGACGACGTGGTGTCGACGGCCGAGGGCGTGCTCGCGCTGCCGCCGGACTCGGCGGCGCTCATCCGTCTCGCGGAGTAG
- the glgX gene encoding glycogen debranching protein GlgX — MQVWPGTPYPLGATFDGSGTNFAIYSEAADKVELCLFDENGDEERIRLHEVDAYVWHAYLPTVQPGQRYGYRVHGEWDPEQGLRFNPNKLLLDPYAKATCGDIEWGQPMFSYTFGDEDERNDDDSAANMMLGVVVNPFFDWRGDRQPKRPYAESVIYEAHVKGLTALHPAVPEEQRGTYGGIAHPAVIEHLKRIGATAIELMPVHQFVNDDTLQQKGLSNYWGYNTIAFLAPHAGYSGSGELGQQVQEFKEMVRTLHEAGIEVILDVVYNHTAEGNHQGPTISMRGIDNPAYYRLVDDDKKFYMDYTGTGNSLNVGNPHTLQLIMDSLRYWVTEMHVDGFRFDLASTLAREFYEVDKLSTFFELVQQDPIVSQVKLIAEPWDVGPGGYQVGNFPPQWTEWNGKYRDTVRDFWRGEPSTLGEFASRITGSADLYQDDGRRPVASINFHTAHDGFTLRDLVSYNEKHNDANGEDGRDGESSNRSWNSGVEGPTDDPAVLGLRARQQRNFLATLLLAQGVPMIAHGDELGRTQDGNNNVYAQDSEISWVHWDDADEPLIEFTAALARLRREHPTFRRSRFFDGRPVRRGEGEPLPDVEWLKPDGTAMLPEDWSAGFGRTIGMFLNGQGIRGVDQRGQRIVDDSFLVYFSAHTEPVTITVPGDEAGGWDVVVDTAGHEGWVDRGVLRAGDTFDLGAHALVVLQEHEEEPVSDDSVSASLSARSAQRENAARENAATAASTAPDSAEEAPQK, encoded by the coding sequence ATGCAGGTCTGGCCCGGCACCCCCTACCCCCTGGGTGCGACCTTCGACGGCAGCGGAACGAACTTCGCGATCTACAGCGAAGCCGCCGACAAGGTCGAGCTCTGTCTCTTCGACGAGAACGGCGACGAAGAGCGCATCCGCCTGCACGAGGTCGACGCCTACGTCTGGCACGCCTACCTGCCCACCGTGCAGCCCGGGCAGCGCTACGGCTACCGCGTGCACGGCGAGTGGGATCCCGAGCAGGGTCTGCGCTTCAACCCGAACAAGCTGCTGCTCGACCCCTACGCCAAGGCCACCTGCGGCGACATCGAATGGGGCCAGCCGATGTTCTCGTACACCTTCGGCGACGAAGACGAGCGCAACGACGACGACTCGGCTGCGAACATGATGCTCGGCGTCGTCGTCAACCCCTTCTTCGACTGGCGCGGCGACCGGCAGCCGAAGCGCCCGTACGCCGAGAGCGTCATCTACGAGGCCCACGTGAAGGGACTCACCGCCCTGCACCCGGCCGTGCCGGAGGAGCAGCGCGGCACCTACGGCGGCATCGCGCATCCGGCCGTCATCGAGCACCTCAAGCGCATCGGCGCCACCGCGATCGAGCTCATGCCGGTGCACCAGTTCGTCAACGACGACACCCTGCAGCAGAAGGGCCTCAGCAACTACTGGGGCTACAACACGATCGCCTTCCTCGCGCCGCACGCCGGCTACAGCGGCTCGGGCGAGCTCGGGCAGCAGGTGCAGGAGTTCAAGGAGATGGTGCGCACGCTGCACGAGGCGGGCATCGAGGTGATTCTCGATGTGGTCTACAACCACACCGCCGAGGGCAACCACCAGGGCCCCACGATCTCCATGCGCGGCATCGACAACCCCGCCTACTACCGGCTCGTCGACGACGACAAGAAGTTCTACATGGACTACACCGGCACCGGGAACAGCCTCAACGTCGGCAACCCGCACACGCTGCAGCTGATCATGGACTCGCTGCGCTACTGGGTGACCGAGATGCACGTCGACGGCTTCCGCTTCGACCTCGCATCCACCCTCGCGCGCGAGTTCTACGAGGTCGACAAGCTGTCGACCTTCTTCGAGCTCGTGCAGCAGGATCCGATCGTGTCGCAGGTGAAGCTCATCGCCGAGCCCTGGGATGTCGGACCCGGCGGCTACCAGGTGGGCAACTTCCCTCCGCAGTGGACCGAGTGGAACGGCAAGTACCGCGACACCGTGCGCGACTTCTGGCGCGGTGAGCCCTCGACGCTCGGCGAGTTCGCCTCGCGCATCACCGGCTCGGCCGACCTCTACCAGGACGACGGCCGCCGCCCGGTCGCGAGCATCAACTTCCACACCGCCCACGACGGCTTCACCCTGCGCGACCTCGTCAGCTACAACGAGAAGCACAACGACGCCAACGGCGAAGACGGGCGCGACGGCGAGAGCAGCAACCGCTCCTGGAACAGCGGCGTCGAAGGCCCGACCGACGATCCCGCCGTGCTCGGGCTGCGGGCCCGCCAGCAGCGCAACTTCCTCGCGACCTTGCTGCTCGCGCAGGGCGTGCCGATGATCGCCCACGGCGACGAGCTCGGCCGCACGCAGGACGGCAACAACAACGTCTACGCGCAGGACAGCGAGATCAGCTGGGTGCACTGGGACGACGCGGATGAGCCGCTCATCGAGTTCACCGCCGCGCTCGCCCGACTGCGCCGCGAGCATCCCACCTTCCGGCGCAGCCGCTTCTTCGACGGACGCCCGGTGCGCCGCGGCGAGGGAGAGCCCCTGCCCGACGTCGAGTGGCTGAAGCCCGACGGCACCGCGATGCTGCCCGAGGACTGGTCGGCCGGCTTCGGCCGCACGATCGGCATGTTCCTCAACGGGCAGGGCATCCGCGGCGTCGACCAGCGCGGCCAGCGCATCGTCGACGACAGCTTCCTCGTCTACTTCTCGGCGCACACCGAGCCGGTCACGATCACGGTTCCCGGCGACGAGGCGGGCGGCTGGGATGTCGTGGTCGACACCGCCGGACACGAGGGCTGGGTCGACCGGGGCGTGCTGCGCGCCGGCGACACCTTCGACCTCGGCGCCCACGCCCTCGTCGTGCTGCAGGAGCACGAGGAGGAGCCGGTCAGCGACGACTCCGTCAGCGCTTCGCTGTCGGCGCGCTCGGCGCAGCGCGAGAACGCGGCGCGGGAGAACGCCGCGACCGCCGCCAGCACCGCACCCGATTCCGCCGAGGAGGCGCCGCAGAAATGA